A stretch of Microbulbifer bruguierae DNA encodes these proteins:
- a CDS encoding efflux RND transporter periplasmic adaptor subunit has protein sequence MWSPKLLISVLLAGVVTTEVYAADQSTATMPIVVEAVVARKQPVIEEVPVTGTINTLRQAMLSAEVAGLIQSIHVDIGHRVQKGDLLLQLDPELSSISRDTALAEVIRVRETLNESRRRLNELQRLVPDKHVAETVVESLSSEVRERSAQLQAVEVESERLTALLRRHRVSAPFAGIISLREVEVGEWVEPGTALFELVDTDSLRADFQVPQQYFPRIQPRTRIQVTLDSGHSINTRVEHKIPVSRSDSRTFLLRTTIEAPEPVPKKSTPQLITGMSTSAVLQMTSGRQGIAVPRDAVLRYPDGRITVWIAAPGSEWDKITEVSEQQVTTGISFNGMIEIKSGMEAGQRVVVRGNESLQPGQKVILKPATMALGDAEGD, from the coding sequence ATGTGGTCACCCAAGTTACTCATTTCAGTCCTGCTGGCCGGCGTCGTTACGACCGAGGTTTATGCCGCCGATCAGTCCACGGCAACGATGCCCATCGTCGTCGAGGCCGTGGTCGCACGAAAGCAACCTGTAATTGAGGAGGTACCGGTGACCGGAACCATCAATACCCTGCGCCAGGCAATGCTTTCCGCAGAAGTAGCAGGCCTGATACAGAGTATCCATGTAGATATTGGCCATCGAGTGCAAAAAGGAGACCTGTTGTTACAGCTCGACCCCGAGCTCAGCAGTATCAGCCGAGACACTGCGCTGGCAGAAGTAATCCGAGTGCGGGAGACACTGAACGAAAGTCGCAGACGCCTGAACGAACTTCAGAGACTGGTACCGGACAAACATGTGGCAGAAACGGTGGTGGAAAGTCTCAGCTCTGAAGTCCGCGAACGCAGTGCCCAGCTGCAAGCCGTAGAAGTAGAATCTGAGCGTCTAACAGCCTTGCTCCGCCGCCATCGGGTTTCCGCCCCGTTTGCCGGTATCATCAGCCTGCGAGAGGTGGAGGTGGGTGAATGGGTCGAGCCCGGCACTGCGCTGTTCGAGCTGGTCGATACAGATTCACTGCGGGCAGACTTTCAAGTACCGCAGCAGTATTTTCCCCGTATCCAGCCCCGGACTCGAATTCAGGTCACGCTCGACAGTGGGCACTCCATCAATACCCGGGTGGAACACAAGATCCCGGTCAGCCGCAGCGACAGTCGCACCTTTCTTCTACGCACCACTATTGAAGCGCCCGAACCTGTGCCGAAAAAGAGTACACCCCAGTTGATAACCGGTATGTCCACCTCCGCTGTATTGCAAATGACAAGTGGTAGACAGGGCATCGCCGTGCCTCGCGATGCGGTGCTGCGCTATCCCGATGGACGCATCACCGTGTGGATCGCCGCACCTGGCAGCGAATGGGACAAGATCACTGAAGTTAGTGAGCAGCAGGTAACCACCGGTATCAGTTTCAATGGCATGATCGAAATCAAATCCGGAATGGAAGCCGGCCAACGTGTGGTGGTGCGCGGTAATGAGAGCCTGCAGCCGGGGCAAAAAGTCATTTTAAAACCGGCGACAATGGCGTTGGGCGATGCGGAAGGCGACTAA
- the ahpC gene encoding alkyl hydroperoxide reductase subunit C, whose protein sequence is MANYINSEIKPFKAKAYQSGDFFDVSDADLKGKWSVVFFYPADFTFVCPTELGDLADNYAEFQKLGVEIYSVSTDTHFTHKAWHDTSETIGKIQFPMIGDPTGTITRNFGVMIEEEGIADRGTFVIDPEGKIQIVEINAGGIGRDAQDLLRKIKAAQYVAAHPGEVCPAKWKEGEATLAPSLDLVGKI, encoded by the coding sequence ATGGCTAACTACATCAACAGCGAAATCAAACCGTTCAAAGCCAAGGCTTACCAGTCTGGCGATTTCTTTGACGTTTCTGACGCGGACCTGAAAGGCAAGTGGTCTGTGGTCTTCTTCTACCCGGCGGACTTCACTTTTGTATGCCCCACCGAGCTGGGTGACCTGGCGGACAACTACGCCGAGTTCCAGAAGCTGGGCGTTGAAATCTACTCCGTCTCCACCGATACCCATTTCACCCACAAAGCGTGGCACGACACTTCCGAGACCATCGGCAAGATCCAGTTCCCGATGATCGGCGACCCCACCGGCACCATCACCCGCAACTTCGGCGTGATGATCGAGGAAGAAGGCATCGCTGACCGCGGCACCTTCGTGATCGACCCGGAAGGCAAGATCCAGATCGTCGAGATCAACGCTGGCGGCATTGGCCGTGATGCCCAGGACCTGCTGCGCAAGATCAAGGCTGCCCAGTACGTTGCCGCGCACCCGGGTGAAGTTTGCCCGGCCAAGTGGAAAGAAGGTGAAGCGACTCTGGCTCCGTCTCTCGACCTCGTAGGCAAAATCTAA
- a CDS encoding efflux RND transporter permease subunit, whose product MFDKIVKNGILVTVTVLIIAILGLVAAFRIPVQMIPDLEVRTISIRTSWPGATPQDIEKEILIEQEEYLRNIPYLQKLQSTADLGSAEIELEFPFGVDILETQIRVNNALTQVPSYPENVDEPRVYATSFSSNAFMYYRVSPLPGNPRGLDMDMLRDYVEDHVRPHMSGVPGVAQVDVGGGAERQIQIRLKPELLAEHSLTLAEVRTSISARNRDISGGEVESGKRRYLLRTLGRFKNLEELRALILRRDGDGIVRLGDVAEIKLDHFKLRSSAYVNGVPVIFLSIRRESGSNVIDIKRSMVMEVERINQELLEAQGLKMVLTADDVGYVEASIFNVWKNLALGALLATGIMYWFLRSFRATALGVVGIPICTIAAFIGLLLAGRTINVISLAGVAFAIGMTLDNSIVVLESIELERRRGLNRLDAAISGVKKVWPAVLASTLTTVMVFLPVVFIAEEAGQLYSDIAIAISASILVSMLVAITVIPTASARLKFEGTSADNIENSKLRHAVIDRIHWLLASHTRRICCIGITVATSLAIALLLTPPAEYLPEGEEAKTFASMNAPPGYNLATMREIGLELQDYFLPFLELDPEEFDRGDAEVPAMKFFIINVSPQSLRIIAETKDPRHIDELMTAIVRKYESYPGMRAFATRGSIISSNDGGTRSVNLDISGSNLADLYQVARTAYKRAQEIFDEPNIQTQPASLSLAQPLLEVKPKWERAAEVGMSAEDIGFAVAALTDGAFVDEFFLDDDKIDIYLYNRQGPDATIETLQKIFIYTPSGAVQPLSQLAQIKETVDTATVRRIDGRRTVTLNIIPPRSVALETGVEKVRTQLVQHMRDKGEVPLGVSMNISGAADQLDATRATLGSNYLVALAIIYLLMVAIFAHWGYPLLIMTTIPLGIAGGIAGLALLNLVGAILRSMGYQGIHQPFDMISMLGFLILMGTVVNNPILIVHRAISNLKEEGMRAVEAVQEAVDSRLRPIAISTITTICGLAPLVFLPGAGTELYRGVGVIVMAGIIGATIVTLTMLPSLTVFVLLRYQRHVKKNGDEEKTANPA is encoded by the coding sequence ATGTTCGACAAGATCGTCAAGAACGGCATTCTCGTTACGGTGACGGTATTAATTATCGCGATCCTCGGTCTGGTGGCAGCCTTCCGCATCCCGGTGCAGATGATTCCCGATCTCGAGGTGCGCACTATTTCCATTCGTACCAGCTGGCCCGGCGCTACACCACAGGACATCGAAAAGGAAATCCTGATCGAGCAGGAGGAATACCTGCGCAATATTCCGTACCTGCAGAAGCTTCAATCCACCGCTGATCTCGGCTCCGCAGAAATCGAGCTGGAATTTCCTTTCGGCGTAGACATTCTCGAGACCCAGATCCGCGTCAATAATGCCCTCACTCAGGTGCCCTCCTATCCGGAGAATGTGGATGAGCCACGGGTATACGCCACCTCATTTTCGTCCAACGCCTTCATGTACTATCGCGTATCGCCCCTTCCCGGCAATCCCCGCGGGCTGGACATGGATATGCTGCGGGATTACGTGGAAGACCATGTGCGCCCGCATATGTCCGGTGTGCCAGGCGTGGCGCAGGTGGACGTGGGCGGCGGTGCCGAGCGCCAGATCCAGATCCGTCTCAAGCCAGAGCTTCTGGCAGAGCACAGCCTCACCCTTGCGGAAGTGCGTACGAGCATCAGCGCGCGCAACCGGGATATTTCCGGCGGCGAGGTGGAGAGCGGTAAACGCCGCTATCTGCTGCGCACATTGGGGCGATTCAAAAACCTGGAAGAACTGCGCGCACTGATCTTGCGACGGGATGGCGACGGTATCGTACGCCTCGGCGATGTCGCCGAAATCAAACTCGATCACTTCAAGCTCCGCAGTAGTGCTTACGTGAACGGAGTACCGGTCATCTTCCTGTCTATTCGCCGGGAAAGCGGCTCCAATGTCATCGACATCAAGCGGTCGATGGTAATGGAGGTGGAACGGATAAATCAGGAGCTGCTGGAAGCCCAAGGTTTGAAGATGGTGCTCACCGCCGACGACGTGGGTTACGTGGAAGCGTCCATTTTCAACGTGTGGAAGAATCTCGCTCTGGGCGCACTGCTCGCCACCGGCATCATGTACTGGTTCTTGCGCTCGTTTCGGGCAACGGCACTGGGCGTGGTGGGTATTCCTATCTGTACCATTGCCGCATTTATCGGCCTGCTGCTCGCCGGGCGTACCATCAATGTCATTTCTCTCGCCGGTGTGGCCTTCGCCATCGGCATGACACTCGACAACAGTATTGTGGTGCTGGAAAGTATCGAGCTGGAACGCCGCCGCGGCCTCAACCGGTTGGATGCCGCCATTAGCGGAGTGAAAAAAGTGTGGCCTGCTGTACTGGCTTCAACGCTCACGACAGTGATGGTGTTTCTACCCGTGGTATTTATTGCCGAGGAAGCCGGGCAACTGTATTCGGACATCGCCATTGCCATTTCCGCGTCCATTCTGGTATCAATGCTGGTGGCAATCACTGTTATCCCCACCGCCAGCGCACGCCTCAAATTTGAAGGCACCAGCGCAGATAATATCGAAAACAGCAAGCTGCGCCACGCGGTGATCGACCGGATACACTGGCTGTTGGCCTCTCACACAAGACGTATTTGCTGCATTGGCATCACCGTCGCCACCAGCCTCGCCATCGCCCTGCTGCTGACGCCGCCGGCAGAGTATCTGCCGGAGGGCGAGGAGGCAAAAACCTTCGCTAGCATGAACGCGCCACCCGGCTACAACCTCGCCACCATGAGGGAGATTGGCCTGGAATTACAAGATTACTTTCTGCCATTTTTGGAACTGGATCCCGAGGAATTCGACAGGGGGGACGCCGAGGTACCGGCGATGAAATTTTTTATCATCAACGTATCCCCCCAGAGCCTGCGCATCATTGCCGAAACCAAAGACCCGCGACATATCGACGAACTGATGACGGCCATCGTGCGCAAGTACGAAAGCTACCCGGGCATGCGCGCCTTTGCCACCCGCGGTTCCATTATCAGCAGTAACGACGGCGGCACCCGCAGTGTGAACCTGGACATTTCCGGGTCGAATCTCGCCGATCTGTATCAGGTCGCCCGCACCGCGTACAAACGCGCCCAGGAAATCTTCGACGAGCCAAATATCCAGACCCAACCCGCGAGCCTTTCGCTGGCACAGCCGCTACTGGAAGTAAAACCAAAATGGGAGCGCGCCGCAGAAGTGGGAATGAGTGCCGAAGACATCGGCTTTGCAGTCGCGGCGCTGACAGATGGTGCCTTCGTCGATGAATTTTTCCTGGACGATGACAAAATCGATATCTACCTCTATAACCGTCAGGGCCCGGACGCCACCATCGAGACCCTGCAGAAGATTTTCATCTACACCCCAAGCGGCGCCGTGCAACCGCTCTCGCAGCTGGCGCAGATCAAGGAAACCGTCGATACCGCCACCGTGCGTCGTATTGACGGCCGTCGCACCGTCACTCTGAATATCATTCCGCCCCGTTCGGTGGCCCTGGAAACCGGAGTGGAAAAAGTCCGCACACAATTGGTTCAGCACATGCGTGACAAGGGCGAAGTCCCGCTCGGCGTATCGATGAATATTTCTGGCGCTGCTGACCAGCTGGATGCCACCCGCGCGACCCTCGGCAGCAATTACCTGGTGGCACTTGCCATCATCTATCTACTGATGGTCGCCATCTTCGCACACTGGGGTTACCCACTGCTGATCATGACCACCATTCCATTGGGTATTGCGGGTGGGATTGCCGGTCTGGCGCTGCTCAATCTCGTCGGCGCCATTTTGCGCAGTATGGGTTACCAGGGCATCCACCAGCCATTCGATATGATTTCCATGCTCGGCTTTCTGATTCTGATGGGTACGGTGGTAAACAATCCGATCCTGATCGTGCACCGGGCAATTTCCAACCTGAAGGAAGAAGGCATGCGCGCGGTGGAAGCGGTACAGGAGGCCGTCGACTCCCGACTTCGCCCCATCGCTATCTCCACCATCACCACTATTTGCGGTCTGGCACCGCTGGTGTTTTTGCCCGGCGCGGGCACCGAGCTGTACCGCGGAGTAGGAGTGATTGTGATGGCGGGGATTATCGGTGCCACTATCGTCACGTTGACCATGCTGCCGTCGTTGACCGTGTTCGTGCTGCTCCGCTACCAACGGCATGTCAAAAAGAATGGCGATGAGGAGAAAACGGCAAATCCGGCTTAA
- a CDS encoding DUF2058 domain-containing protein: MASLQDQLLKAGLVDKKTAKKIGKEKRKQDKVARKSGDLQKDDSRLAAEQARAEKVARDKALNAEREAAARQKAIAAQIKQLIERHKQPKGAPGKDEIAYHFTFAKKVKKLYVSAAVQEHLTAGRLQIVGEGEHFELVPRVVAEKIAERDASMVVPPPENTSVVDEDDPYAGYEIPDDLMW, encoded by the coding sequence ATGGCTTCACTACAAGACCAACTGCTCAAGGCCGGGCTGGTTGACAAGAAAACGGCGAAGAAAATCGGCAAAGAAAAGCGCAAGCAGGACAAAGTGGCCAGGAAGTCAGGCGACCTGCAGAAAGACGATTCAAGGCTGGCTGCCGAGCAGGCTCGGGCAGAAAAAGTGGCCCGGGACAAGGCACTGAATGCAGAACGCGAAGCCGCCGCCCGGCAGAAAGCGATCGCAGCGCAGATCAAACAGCTGATCGAGCGCCATAAACAGCCCAAAGGCGCCCCGGGCAAGGATGAAATCGCCTACCATTTTACCTTCGCGAAGAAAGTCAAAAAGCTCTACGTCTCTGCCGCCGTGCAGGAACACCTGACTGCTGGGCGCCTTCAGATTGTTGGAGAAGGTGAGCACTTCGAGCTGGTGCCACGCGTAGTAGCAGAGAAAATCGCCGAACGGGATGCCAGTATGGTGGTACCTCCGCCGGAAAACACCAGTGTGG
- the ahpF gene encoding alkyl hydroperoxide reductase subunit F yields the protein MLDANVKKQLDTYLQNIVTPIEIRVSADSSPKAVELNNLAGEIADLSSKIELKQESRKRTPSMAIAPAGEIPRVSFAGIPMGHEFTSLVLALLQAGGHPSKADPELQEQIRNIQGEFHFETYISLSCQNCPDVVQALNLMAKLNPNITHEMIDGALFQEEVDERQIMAVPAVYLNGEHFGQGRMGLEEIVAKIDTGAEARKAEELNEREPYDVLVVGGGPAGAAAAIYAARKGIRTGLVAERFGGQVMDTVGIENFISVPYTEGPKLAASLEQHVKEYGVDIITGQRAAELKRNKLIELQLQSGATLASKSVVLATGARWRELGVPGEAEYRTKGVAYCPHCDGPFFKGKHVAVIGGGNSGIEAAIDLAGIVKHVTVLEFADTLRADEVLVRKARSMPNVDIITNAQTTEVLGDGSKVNGLRYTDRLSGESQSIELAGVFVQIGLVPNTEFLKDSDLEMNRMGEIVIDARGATSIPGVFAAGDATTVPYKQIVISMGAGATAALGAFDHLIRTSVPQEEDEALSMAS from the coding sequence ATGTTGGACGCAAACGTAAAGAAACAACTGGACACCTATCTGCAGAATATCGTCACTCCGATCGAGATCCGTGTGTCCGCCGACAGCAGCCCCAAGGCTGTTGAGCTGAACAACCTGGCCGGCGAAATCGCTGACCTCTCCAGCAAGATCGAATTGAAGCAGGAAAGCCGCAAGCGCACCCCGAGCATGGCTATTGCGCCCGCCGGAGAAATCCCGCGTGTCAGCTTCGCAGGCATTCCCATGGGACACGAATTCACCTCTCTGGTGCTCGCACTGCTGCAAGCCGGCGGCCACCCGTCCAAAGCGGACCCGGAACTGCAAGAGCAGATCCGCAACATCCAGGGTGAATTCCACTTTGAAACCTATATCTCGCTGTCCTGCCAGAACTGCCCGGACGTAGTTCAGGCCCTCAACCTGATGGCGAAACTGAACCCGAATATCACCCACGAAATGATCGACGGCGCCCTGTTCCAGGAAGAGGTCGACGAGCGCCAGATCATGGCGGTACCGGCGGTCTACCTGAACGGCGAGCATTTCGGCCAGGGCCGTATGGGCCTGGAAGAAATCGTGGCCAAAATCGACACTGGTGCCGAGGCGCGCAAGGCGGAAGAGCTGAACGAGCGTGAGCCCTACGACGTCCTCGTGGTCGGCGGTGGCCCGGCTGGCGCCGCGGCGGCTATTTATGCTGCACGCAAAGGCATCCGTACCGGTCTCGTCGCCGAGCGCTTCGGCGGTCAGGTAATGGATACCGTGGGTATCGAAAACTTCATCTCGGTGCCCTATACCGAAGGCCCGAAACTGGCGGCGAGCCTTGAGCAACATGTAAAAGAATACGGAGTCGACATCATTACCGGTCAGCGCGCTGCAGAGCTGAAGCGCAACAAACTGATCGAGTTACAGCTGCAGAGTGGCGCCACCCTCGCCAGTAAATCCGTGGTACTCGCCACCGGCGCCCGCTGGCGTGAACTGGGTGTGCCCGGTGAGGCCGAATACCGTACCAAGGGCGTGGCCTATTGCCCGCACTGTGATGGCCCCTTTTTCAAGGGTAAGCACGTAGCCGTGATTGGTGGCGGTAACTCCGGTATCGAAGCGGCAATTGACCTCGCCGGTATCGTAAAGCACGTCACTGTTCTGGAATTTGCCGACACTCTGCGAGCCGACGAAGTCCTGGTACGCAAGGCGCGCTCCATGCCAAACGTGGACATTATTACCAATGCACAAACCACCGAAGTACTCGGCGATGGCAGCAAGGTGAACGGCCTGCGCTACACCGACCGTCTAAGCGGCGAGAGCCAGAGCATCGAACTTGCGGGTGTATTCGTGCAAATCGGTCTGGTGCCTAACACTGAATTCCTGAAGGACAGCGATCTGGAAATGAACCGTATGGGCGAAATTGTGATTGATGCGCGCGGCGCGACGTCAATCCCCGGTGTCTTCGCTGCGGGCGACGCGACCACAGTACCCTACAAGCAGATCGTGATTTCCATGGGCGCAGGTGCTACTGCGGCGCTCGGCGCCTTCGATCACCTGATCCGGACCTCTGTCCCGCAGGAAGAGGATGAAGCACTGTCGATGGCCAGCTGA
- a CDS encoding exopolysaccharide biosynthesis protein, whose amino-acid sequence MPEEIQNLSQLLRQLERLAIGRERITLDQVLEVTGQRSFAPLLLVAGLILFSPLSGIPGMPTLMGVVVLLVSIQMLLMRGHLWLPAWLLRRSISQSNFYHALHWLKRPAQVIDHWLRPRLPMFVYRGGTYLIAVVCTVIALALPLMEVVPFSASIAGIALAAFGLALVAHDGLLALVAAVITGLVPGLIVNALL is encoded by the coding sequence ATGCCAGAGGAAATACAAAATCTGTCGCAATTGCTCCGGCAATTGGAGCGTCTCGCCATCGGCCGAGAACGAATAACCCTGGATCAGGTACTGGAAGTAACAGGGCAACGCTCGTTTGCCCCATTGCTACTCGTTGCCGGATTAATTCTTTTTTCCCCCCTGTCCGGTATTCCCGGCATGCCTACCTTGATGGGGGTTGTGGTGCTGTTGGTGTCCATACAGATGCTTTTAATGCGAGGTCATCTGTGGCTACCGGCTTGGCTGCTGCGACGCTCCATTTCGCAAAGCAATTTCTATCATGCACTGCACTGGCTAAAGCGCCCCGCCCAAGTCATTGACCACTGGTTACGACCGCGCTTGCCAATGTTTGTATACCGCGGTGGCACTTACCTTATTGCGGTGGTCTGCACGGTTATCGCCCTTGCTCTGCCACTAATGGAAGTTGTCCCTTTCTCCGCAAGCATCGCCGGTATAGCCCTGGCCGCCTTTGGCCTGGCGCTGGTCGCCCACGACGGGCTGCTCGCACTGGTCGCCGCTGTAATCACCGGTCTGGTACCCGGATTGATCGTCAATGCCTTGCTTTAG
- a CDS encoding YceI family protein: MIVNTSLKSLLLASLLVLPLSALAGWQLDGDDSSVQFVSVKKSSIVETHHFKELNGKISDDGKALLEIALSSVETNIPIRNERMQQMLFNTAKFASATINATVDTAKLKSLAPGKTMPVSSDLSLEIHGSQKSYKADLQVTGLENGGLLVTTTAPIVVNAGDFKLLEGIEKLRQVAGLDSISPLVPVSVKLVFKQD; the protein is encoded by the coding sequence ATGATTGTCAATACATCTCTGAAATCCCTACTGCTGGCTTCCCTGCTCGTACTGCCGTTATCTGCGCTCGCAGGCTGGCAACTCGATGGCGACGACTCCAGCGTTCAGTTTGTTTCCGTAAAGAAATCCTCCATCGTGGAAACCCACCACTTCAAGGAATTGAATGGCAAGATCTCGGACGATGGCAAGGCACTGCTGGAAATTGCGCTGTCGAGTGTGGAAACCAATATCCCGATTCGCAATGAGCGCATGCAGCAGATGCTGTTCAATACCGCAAAGTTCGCCAGCGCGACCATTAATGCCACTGTAGATACCGCAAAGCTGAAGTCCCTGGCGCCCGGTAAAACTATGCCGGTTTCCAGTGACCTGAGCCTCGAGATCCACGGCTCGCAGAAAAGCTACAAAGCCGATCTACAGGTAACCGGTCTGGAAAATGGCGGCCTGCTGGTAACCACCACCGCGCCGATCGTGGTCAATGCTGGCGACTTCAAGCTACTGGAAGGTATCGAGAAACTTCGTCAGGTGGCCGGCCTCGACAGTATCAGCCCGCTGGTGCCCGTCAGTGTCAAACTGGTGTTCAAGCAGGACTGA